From one Leishmania panamensis strain MHOM/PA/94/PSC-1 chromosome 9 sequence genomic stretch:
- a CDS encoding hypothetical protein (TriTrypDB/GeneDB-style sysID: LpmP.09.0490), with the protein MLRGVSLTPQERAVKVPHDLPSELKSSILGVPLFDVPPDYGSTGVSRPGFSVRGASSPAWCGVSQTQGLSRRPALASLMSRMCCTKHRDPRSLTGQVPVFDDRGHLTAHQVGVNTFRFRSLSLFYFLRSQSWTILLTYSVALYLIIVLLITGAYYAWGMACGAQVNVVSAIYFTVVSLAANGGYMGEDEDVMSVATHRCYSGRTAIVMVCSYVNILFVGLVAALVVGKAAHTDKLGHRVVFSDFCTLTGLPGRANPWRLVFRMANVDNHIPLARGKLRLFCVTAEPLKEYHIQQQQPQALRDAHLVKELAGSTGECTHQHLLRVVLVGGDGEGKPQRTAVPATESDENRHAAKAQKRRKKERSRQCSPPAPHDSAGRSSREDKSRPAPAQRHHRRRKQRDQQLHTTGSGIRAGEAASQGGHRGQRSEGRGGVQCTEREAHQSASSSPSRSSSASSSRTTASSTLSTSASSSHSSGASSSCAASAVKRSVLPTGIPEPDVSLSMQSHGFVENNGHVMERVHLCVREMRWTCAGERYLDHGESGQLSLWYPTEIIHIIDERSPLHPFLELPHVAASLGSGGTSAEVPSTFASRADVVRAHFQIVAVFDATEMESGSTITAKRTYTSEEIITHYKFSDRLVHIHSQSNEVMLDFHYFNSLLPVDLVEPSTTESDV; encoded by the coding sequence ATGTTGCGTGGTGTCTCGTTGACACCGCAGGAGCGGGCAGTGAAAGTCCCGCATGACCTCCCCAGCGAGCTGAAGAGTTCTATCCTCGGTGTGCCGCTCTTCGATGTGCCGCCAGACTACGGGTCGACTGGGGTCAGCAGACCCGGCTTCTCGGTGCGGGGCGCGTCGTCACCTGCATGGTGTGGGGTATCGCAAACGCAAGGCCTTTCGCGAAGACCTGCACTGGCATCGCTCATGTCGCGAATGTGTTGCACGAAGCACCGCGACCCCAGGAGCTTAACCGGACAGGTGCCGGTCTTCGACGACAGAGGTCACCTCACAGCGCACCAGGTCGGCGTCAACACGTTTCGCTTTCGCAGTTTGTCCCTTTTCTACTTTCTTCGCTCACAATCGTGGACGATTCTCCTCACGTACTCTGTCGCTCTCTACCTCATCATTGTGCTGCTCATCACGGGCGCCTACTACGCGTGGGGGATGGCATGCGGGGCGCAAGTGAACGTGGTCTCCGCCATCTACTTCACGGTCGTGAGTTTGGCGGCAAACGGCGGCTACAtgggcgaggacgaggacgtgATGAGCGTTGCCACCCACCGGTGCTACAGCGGTCGCACTGCCATCGTGATGGTGTGCTCGTATGTGAACATTTTGTTCGTCGGCCTCGTCGCCGCCCTCGTCGTAGGGAAGGCCGCGCACACGGACAAGTTGGGCCACCGCGTCGTTTTTAGCGACTTCTGTACGCTGACAGGCCTACCAGGCCGGGCGAATCCGTGGCGGCTGGTGTTCCGGATGGCCAACGTAGACAACCACATCCCGCTAGCTCGCGGCAAGCTACGCCTGTTCTGTGTGACGGCAGAGCCCCTCAAAGAATACCACatacaacagcagcagcctcaggCGCTACGGGACGCGCATCTCGTCAAAGAGCTCGCCGGATCGACGGGGGAGTGCACCCATCAGCACCTGCTCAGAGTGGTGCTCGTtggaggcgacggcgaggggAAGCCGCAGCGGACCGCAGTGCCGGCGACGGAGAGCGATGAGAACCGTCACGCGGCAAAGGCGCAGAAGCGACGCAAGAAGGAGCGTAGCCGTCAATGCAGCCCGCCGGCGCCACACGACTCAGCtgggagaagcagcagagaggatAAGAGCAGGCCGGCCCCTGCGCAGAGACACCACCGGCGGCGAAAGCAGCGggatcagcagctgcacacgaCCGGCAGTGGTATTCGCGCCGGTGAGGCGGCCAGTCAGGGAGGCCATCGCGGTCAGCGCAGCGAAGGTCGCGGCGGTGTCCAGTGCACCGAAAGGGAGGCCCACCAGAGCGCCTCGAGCAGCCCCAGCAGGTCGTCGTCGGCCTCGTCGTCTCGTACGAcggcctcctccacgctgagcacctccgcctcttcctcccactcctcgGGAGCCTCGTcgtcctgcgccgcctctgccgtcAAGCGATCGGTGTTGCCCACTGGCATTCCTGAGCCTGACGTCTCACTGTCCATGCAGAGCCACGGTTTCGTCGAGAATAACGGCCATGTCATGGAACGGGTCCATCTATGCGTTCGCGAGATGCGCTGGACCTGCGCGGGGGAGAGGTATCTCGATCACGGAGAAAGCGGACAGCTCTCCCTTTGGTATCCGACCGAGATTATTCACATTATCGACGAGCGCAGTCCACTGCACCCCTTCTTGGAGCTACCCCACGTCGCAGCGTCGCTCGGTAGCGGCGGCACCTCCGCCGAAGTGCCGTCCACGTTCGCGTCCCGCGCGGACGTAGTCCGGGCGCACTTTCAAATTGTGGCCGTCTTCGACGCgacagagatggagagcggCTCCACCATTACCGCAAAGCGCACCTACACAAGCGAGGAGATTATCACCCACTACAAGTTCTCCGATCGCCTGGTCCACATTCATTCGCAGAGCAACGAGGTGATGCTGGACTTTCACTACTTCaactcgctgctgccggtggaCCTTGTCGAGCCCTCCACGACGGAATCGGACGTGtaa
- a CDS encoding hypothetical protein (TriTrypDB/GeneDB-style sysID: LpmP.09.0500), which yields MEKFRHFGDAATGIHPFTFVIAPTSAGRIASICMFPIRLLLSTVFVLLLLVTDTLLWVFHAAYLGLLGRLLLAPLQRAWLRGLLFFIGHILPEQPAVLVKPQQQNGEASSSSRAVRAGDLVVCNLQSVWDALVLEVVLAQPYHAICFPDATTTAEAGATPGLRVFWPSPMQRWKVWAYTRRTGSLVFLTAQQPGNADQQAIQKKTETTELPLYRVQKAAARAGVPVWWFGEGTCSNGRGLLLMPTVTCMSAAPHKASAECVVHLATIQYDSPALQNVLGDDSEGFFEALFRTGVLLYGSTTSAWASPFLTSAEVTYRSARLARATPSMAAESKSTASVCYWTLSTPVLLELRNVMCQRGQTLLVSGSCGGMRRQPLSVGMNEKKGFIEAYRAMLYSEKMRSSA from the coding sequence ATGGAGAAGTTCCGCCACTTTGGCGATGCCGCCACTGGCATTCACCCCTTCACCTTCGTGATTgcccccacctccgctggTCGAATAGCGTCCATCTGCATGTTTCCCATACGTTTGCTCCTCAGCACTGTGTttgtgcttctcctgctcGTAACAGACACTCTGCTGTGGGTTTTCCATGCCGCCTATCTCGGCCTGCTGGGTCGCCTCCTGcttgcaccgctgcagcgagcgTGGCTGCGTGGCCTGCTCTTCTTTATCGGTCACATCCTTCCAGAGCAGCCAGCGGTGTTGGTAAAGCCTCAGCAACAGAACGGCGAggcgagcagctcctccCGTGCAGTCCGTGCGGGTGACCTCGTGGTGTGCAACCTCCAGTCTGTGTGGGATGCCTTGGTTCTCGAGGTGGTACTCGCCCAGCCTTATCACGCCATTTGTTTCCCAGatgcgacgacgacagcagaAGCGGGTGCCACCCCCGGTCTGCGCGTCTTCTGGCCTAGTCCCATGCAGCGCTGGAAGGTGTGGGCCTACACCCGTCGCACTGGctccctcgtcttcctcacagcgcagcagccgggcAACGCTGACCAGCAGGCCATCCAGAAGAAGACGGAGACGACGGAGTTGCCGCTCTACCGCGTGCagaaggcagcggcgcgtgccGGAGTGCCGGTGTGGTGGTTCGGCGAGGGAACGTGCAGCAATGGACGTGGCCTTCTGCTGATGCCGACGGTAACGTGCATGTCTGCCGCGCCCCACAAAGCATCCGCAGAGTGTGTGGTGCACCTTGCCACGATTCAGTACGACTCTCCTGCCCTGCAGAACGTGCTTGGCGACGATAGTGAGGGCTTCTTCGAGGCGCTCTTCCGCACTGGAGTGCTTCTCTACGGAAGCACGACATCGGCGTGGGCAAGCCCCTTCCTCACTTCCGCTGAAGTGACGTACCGCAGCGCGCGCCTTGCGCGCGCCACACCGTCAATGGCGGCGGAGAGTAAATCCACCGCGTCGGTGTGCTACTGGACGCTGTCCACACCGGTGCTTctggagctgcgcaacgTCATGTGCCAGCGAGGGCAGACGCTCCTTGTgagcggcagctgtggcggcaTGCGCCGCCAGCCGCTGTCGGTTGGCatgaacgaaaaaaagggctTCATCGAAGCGTACAGGGCGATGCTGTACAGTGAGAAGATGAGGTCGTCTGCATGA